A window from Podospora bellae-mahoneyi strain CBS 112042 chromosome 1 map unlocalized CBS112042p_1, whole genome shotgun sequence encodes these proteins:
- a CDS encoding uncharacterized protein (EggNog:ENOG503NZ0F; COG:C), with protein MGLTCHRKMSLHIIIVGAGIAGLSAAVSLRRTGHRVEIYERTSANNEVGAAITVPPNASRFLLEWGLDPVAERFVKADEMAFLDPLTLNTLFAVPQEQNRARYGYDLWLSHRVDLHAWLRRKATAVEGPGTPVVLHLQRAVVRYDPATPSITLADGGVLSADLVVGADGVHSLATEVVLGSKIEPSPSAYYNTCFRFLIPAASLAEDPETRWWHEDEHSRKVSMRIITHNATSRRIVSYPCRDREIHNFVGLYHDPAMATATREDYLAKVDKNSVLETFGAEVFSPKLRAVIGKATEVKRWPLLNRRPIPSWHRERLVLVGDAAHPMLPHQGQGGAQGLEDGCVLGIVLYGASNLADIERRLEIYEKVRRNRASAIQILSSVGMDQGHLVLEDLKPYFPEGQVPKTPPEMVAFASGYNAVAASVKAMKEELDPSFELPAEFFGPKKGGK; from the exons ATGGGTCTCACCTGTCACCGTAAAATGTCGcttcacatcatcatcgtcggcgCTGGAATCGCCGGGCTGTCAGCAGCGGTCTCTTTGCGACGAACTGGTCACCGGGTAGAGATCTACGAGCGCACATCAGCAAACAACGAAGTCGGAGCCGCCATCACCGTACCCCCTAACGCATCTCGCTTTCTCCTTGAATGGGGACTTGACCCAGTCGCCGAACGCTTTGTCAAGGCAGATGAAATGGCCTTTCTCGACCCTCTTACTTTGAACACTCTGTTTGCTGTTCCTCAAGAACAAAATCGCGCCCGATATGGCTATGACCTGTGGCTTTCCCACCGTGTTGACTTGCATgcttggttgaggaggaaggcgacaGCAGTTGAGGGGCCTGGAACTCCAGTGGTACTTCACTTGCAACGTGCAGTTGTGCGATAT GACCCTGCCactccctccatcaccctcgccgACGGAGGTGTACTCTCTGCTGACCTTGTCGTCGGAGCAGATGGGGTTCACTCACTAGCCACGGAGGTGGTGCTAGGGAGCAAGATTGAGCCATCGCCCTCTGCCTATTATAACACCTGTTTCCGTTTTCTGATTCCAGCCGCTTCGTTGGCTGAAGACCCTGAAACTCGATGGTGGCATGAAGACGAGCACAGTAGGAAGGTTAGCATGCGGATTATCACCCACAATGCAACAAGTAGAAGGATAGTTTCGTATCCATGTCGAGA CCGCGAGATCCACAACTTTGTAGGTCTGTATCATGATCCTGCCATGGCAACAGCCACTAGGGAAGACTATTTGGCAAAGGTGGATAAAAATAGCGTTCTAGAAACCTTTGGTGCAGAGGTTTTCAGTCCTAAGCTGAGAGCTGTGATTGG GAAAGCCACCGAGGTCAAACGCTGGCCGCTTTTAAACAGACGTCCGATCCCAAGTTGGCACCGTGAAAGGCTTGTTCTGGTAGGTGATGCTGCTCACCCAATGCTGCCCC ATCAGGGCCAAGGAGGCGCCCAAGGACTCGAGGATGGTTGTGTTCTAGGAATTGTTCTGTATGGCGCTTCAAATTTAGCAGACATTGAAAGGCGACTGGAAATATATGAGAAAGTCCGGAGGAATCGAGCATCAGCTATCCAAATATTGAGTAGTGTTGGCATGGACCAAGGACATCTCGTCTTGGAGGATCTGAAACCCTATTTCCCGGAAGGTCAAGTTCCAA AAACTCCCCCGGAGATGGTGGCGTTTGCGTCTGGATACAATGCTGTTGCAGCTTCTGTGAAAGCTatgaaggaggagcttgatcCTAGTTTCGAGCTGCCGGCGGAGTTTTTCGGGCCAAAGAAAGGCGGCAAATAA
- a CDS encoding uncharacterized protein (EggNog:ENOG503NUEG; COG:G), producing the protein MQDTVHSLVWLAIGFALVNVAHSLEAHNNFRYLAQTPLSTAPTFGNEDTPWGLTTYANIPYLPCLSKRDSLKYDIAVLGAPFDTATTGRPGARFGPGAIRSGSSRIYADAAWSLYTGENVFKSNVKIVDCGDVPMTRLDNTVALKQLETGHDIINARSPVSRDLSPVPRIINLGGDHTTTLSALRAAYKKWGKLSVIHFDAHIDTWNPKVLGGDVSDYGAVNHGTFLHIAHEEGLITNSSIHAGIRAPLAHPVKDMKNDRRCGFDFVTSRDLDRFGISGIIERLKSRVGDAKTYISVDIDVLDPAYAPATGTAEPGGWTSRELLTILDGLVGLKVVGADVVEVAPAYDGAGETTGVAAAEVVHSLLYLMVKTPVAGE; encoded by the exons ATGCAAGACACTGTTCATTCCCTGGTGTGGCTGGCCATTGGCTTCGCCCTGGTCAATGTCGCTCACAGCTTGGAAGCCCATAATAACTTTCGATACCTCGCCCAAACCCCCCTATCTACCGCACCCACGTTCGGCAATGAAGACACACCATGGGGCTTAACAACTTATGCCAACATTCCATATCTGCCCTGTCTCTCAAAGCGTGACAGCCTCAAATATGACATCGCTGTCCTCGGTGCACCATTTGACACT GCAACAACCGGCCGACCAGGAGCCCGCTTCGGCCCCGGAGCAATCAGATCTGGCTCCTCGCGCATTTACGCAGATGCAGCATGGAGTTTATACACCG GGGAAAACGTCTTCAAAAGCAACGTCAAAATCGTCGACTGCGGAGACGTCCCAATGACCAGACTGGACAACACCGTCGCGCTCAAACAGCTGGAAACCGGCCACGACATCATCAATGCCCGCTCTCCTGTTTCTAGGGACCTGTCCCCTGTCCCGAGGATTATCAACTTGGGAGGTGATCATACCACCACGCTGTCTGCGTTGAGGGCAGCGTACAAGAAATGGGGGAAACTCTCTGTTATTCATTTCGATGCTCATATCG ATACTTGGAACCCCAAggtgttgggtggtgatgtttctGACTATGG AGCGGTAAACCACGGAACCTTCCTCCACATTGCCCACGAGGAG GGGCTTATTACAAACTCCAGCATTCACGCAGGCATCCGGGCACCTCTTGCCCACCCAGTCAAAGACATGAAGAATGATCGCCGTTGCGGGTTTGATTTTGTTACCTCCAGGGATCTTGACCGTTTTGGTATCAGCGGGATTATCGAGAGGCTGAAATCCAGGGTTGGAGACGCGAAAACCTATATCAGTGTTGACATTGATGTTCTGGATCCTGCTTATGCTCCTG CAACGGGAACTGCTGAGCCGGGTGGTTGGACGTCGAGGGAGCTACTGACTATCCTTGACGGACTGGTTGGGCTCAAAGTTGTGGGTGCTGATGTCGTGGAAGTTGCGCCGGCTTatgatggtgctggtgagaCAACGGGCGTGGCGGCTGCTGAGGTTGTGCATTCTCTTCTGTATTTGATGGTGAAGACCCCAGTTGCGGGGGAGTGA
- a CDS encoding uncharacterized protein (COG:S; EggNog:ENOG503P61G), translated as MGFFDSIANAFSRDGIATRILEKVPVVGYGVAGVQALAGNTEHAKRALATSTNSLITTAGAVGGMVVGGPAGAIAGGAAASTIGLGTEYAISTTINDKDVKGDVGEVTVQRVVTDMAIGGVSGLIGGGAGATAAGKAAGKAAIEATASTLAKTGFEGAAKVIITNVGKSAAGAVTTGSLASLVQGASKNVFNNTPNVKEPEPKPPKVRKVTQNQDARAKDLIQDLKAFVLQYPLYWLNDAYAQVHLYWEPVVIAGLPWDPANQAVQGQYQAFQQKKTGNPALNEKPLRQKIYEELKQIVDDHNNGVQLGGNKQKILDMIIKKEPGGFNAVWGEVESGMNLRDLRLQSFSELMILEVEFMD; from the exons ATGGGCTTCTTTGACTCAATCGCCAACGCCTTTTCCCGCGATGGCATCGCCACCCGCATCCTCGAAAAGGTGCCCGTGGTCGGCTACGGCGTCGCTGGAGTTCAAGCGCTAGCCGGCAACACAGAACATGCCAAACGAGCCCttgccaccagcaccaacagtcTAATCACCACGGCCGGTGCCGTCGGTGGTATGGTTGTCGGTGGACCAGCTGGTGCCATCGCAGGTGGTGCAGCAGCGTCCACCATCGGCTTGGGAACTGAGTacgccatcagcaccaccatcaacgacAAGGACGTCAAGGGCGATGTTGGGGAGGTTACCGTGCAGAGAGTTGTGACCGACATGGCCATCGGTGGTGTTTCTGGCTTGATTGGCGGCGGAGCTGGTGCCACTGCTGCAGGCAAGGCAGCAGGTAAAGCCGCGATTGAGGCCACGGCGTCAACGTTGGCCAAGACTGGCTTTGAGGGTGCTGCCaaggtcatcatcaccaatgtTGGAAAGAGTGCGGCGGGAGCTGTCACAACCGGTAGTTTGGCATCGCTTGTTCAGGGTGCTAGCAA AAacgtcttcaacaacacccccaacgTCAAGGAACCCGAGCCCAAGCCACCCAAAGTGAGAAAGGTGACGCAGAACCAAGACGCCAGGGCCAAGGATTTGATCCAGGACCTCAAAGCCTTTGTCCTCCAGTACCCTCTCTACTGGCTCAACGATGCCTACGCGCAAGTTCATCTCTACTGGGAGCCCGTTGTCATTGCCGGCTTGCCTTGGGACCCGGCGAATCAAGCTGTGCAGGGACAGTATCAGGCCTttcagcagaagaagacggggaACCCAGCGTTGAACGAGAAGCCGTTACGTCAAAAGATCTATGAAGAGCTCAAGCAGATTGTTGATGACCACAACAATGGAGTGCAGCTTGGGGGGAACAAGCAGAAGATTCTGGACATGATTATCAAGAAGGAGCCTGGGGGATTTAATGCAGTttggggtgaggttgagtCGGGGATGAATCTGAGGGATCTGAGGCTGCAGAGCTTCAGCGAGCTGATGAttttggaggttgagttTATGGATTGA
- a CDS encoding uncharacterized protein (EggNog:ENOG503PGIZ; COG:Q) — translation MNISPHFMTKVQTATTILTGKLLRFLRLESLHTPRQRTHPHQQLSFQKALIQSIMASETNPETNPPVEPQAEPTATAAPVTWEGTIKDYFLPSDVDCMLNAGGFDLSNKDDVADNATKIYVRVKNKSMPKQMPPWTQQNPDPAHPLWTDEMCANFKTWMDNEFP, via the exons ATGAACATATCTCCACATTTTATGACTAAAGTGCAGACAGCCACAACTATTTTAACAGGGAAGCTTCTCAGATTTCTCAGACTTGAATCTCTCCACACACCGAGACAAAGAacacatccccatcaacagcTATCATTCCAAAAAGCCCTCATCCAAAGCATCATGGCCTCAGAAACGAACCCAGAGACAAACCCCCCAGT CGAGCCCCAAGCTGagccaacagcaaccgcCGCTCCTGTTACCTGGGAAGGCACCATCAAGGATTACTTCCTCCCGAGCGACGTGGATTGCATGCTCAACGCTGGTGGCTTCGATCTGAGCAACAAGGATGACGTGGCCGACAACGCCACCAAGATCTATGTGCGCGTGAAAAACAAGTCTATGCCGAAGCAAATGCCCCCCTGGACTCAGCAGAACCCAGACCCGGCGCACCCCCTCTGGACGGACGAAATGTGCGCCAACTTCAAGACCTGGATGGATAACGAGTTTCCATGA